GTTCAGCAAGGCGATTCATCTTGCATGATCAATGATTTTTCTAAAATTATTGAAGAAGCATCCAAATATTTTACCTTAAAGAAAGGAGATCTCATTTTTACAGGAACTCCGGCTGGGGTTGGTCCGGTAAAAGCCAATGACCGATTAGAGGCCTTCCTGGAAAACGAGTCCGTGCTTTCGTTTAATATCAAGTAACCCCATGAGTTTAAAACCCAAACCCGCCCAAAACTCCTTTACCATTTTAACAGAATTGGTATTACCCAACGATACCAATACCCTCGGAAATTTAATGGGAGGTCGTTTGTTACATTGGATGGATATTGCTGCTGCCATTTGTGCCCAAAAACATAGTCAACGTGTAGTTGTTACGGCATCGGTTAACAATGTAAGCTTTGATCAACCAATTCGCCTTGCCGATGTAATAACGCTTGAAGCAAAGGTTTCCCGCGCATTCAGCACTTCAATGGAAGTATTTATTGATGTTTGGGTGGAAAACCTGAGCACAGGCAAAAAAATCAAATGCAATGAGGCTATTTACACCTTTGTAGCGGTCGATCAACTTGGAAACCCAATCAATGTTCCGGCTGTAATTCCGGAGTCGGAAGAAGAGAAAAAAAGGTATGAAGGCGCTATGCGTCGCAGGCAATTGAGCTTAATATTGGCAGGTAAAATGAAACCGGAGGACGCCAACGAGCTGAAAGCCTTGTTTGGTGTTGGAAAATAGACCTACTTACATTCCGTTTTATTCAGATGGAAAATTTTTTCAATTCTTAGTATGCGGGCCCCCTCCGCCCTACTCTATTTTTGCTAAACCCAAAATTACCTGCAAGGCGTTCGGGTCACGCTATCGGCTGTAGTCCAAGCCAACTCCGCTAAACGCTGCGTTGGCTTGGAGCTACTTGCCTCTATCGTTGCCCGAGGTGCAATCTAAACGTTTAAGTTCTACACCAACTACCACGGCATCTATCCGCTTTCTGCAAGTGGACCTTCTTCGATTTAACCAATAGTTGTGGAGAAATGGACCAAAGCTTTTTGGGAAATTACCCTACTAAATGCCGATACAAAAGCGGTATGGTGAAATACTGCGAGGTTACGGTAGACTATTTCCAACTTTCATAAACCAAAAATTAAAACGTTTGTGACCCTACCCAGCTAATTTAGGGTGCTGCCTGGTGGGGTATCGTTCGGGTAGGGATAGAGGCAAGTAGCCCACAGGCCCACGCGGCCCTAGCCAAGTGGGCCGAGGACTACAGCCGATAGCCCGACCATGAGCCCATTGGTGAACGATTACATTTGAGCAAATGCCGGATGGGCGAATGGGACCCGCCAAAATACTAAAATAAATATCTAAAAATCAAACACTTAACTACCAAGCAGAACGTTGACGATCCAAACTATAAACCTTCCACACTTGCAAACCTAAACCCAATGCCATAAGAAAAGAACAAAAAACCAACATCGGATTTGCATATGGAAAATACCAGTAAAATATGCCCGCCAAACCTTGAAAAGCCAATACCAACTCATTGAATATCAAACCAATTAAAAACAGAACCAAGCCAATTGTGGAAATAGACTTTTCATTGAAACGATAAAAATAGGCTAACAAAAAAAGGCTGACACAAGCCAAAAATACCAGGTGCAAATACCCAATAACTATGGGACGACTTCCAAAAGCTAACTGAGAAAGGAATGGAAAACTCAAACCCAATTGCAAGACAAACTTGAAGGAAAATGCCATCAATGACAATAATAACAATCGTTTTGGCCATACGGATGGAAAGCCTATTTGAAAGGAACAAGAACGAATAGCAAGCAATATGATAAGCCAGGCAGCTAGTTGCAAGAATGCAGACAATCCGCTTAGCCAATAGACCCAAACAGCTTGAAAAAACCAAGAAACCGACAAGAAATAGGTAAAAAAGCAAGAGAAGAAAAACAGTTTAAAGGCTAGATTTATGGAGTTAGACGGAATACCCTTATGGAGCAGAAATTTAGCCAAAAGGCCCAGGATAGCGAAGGTAAACCAACCATTGTATTGAAAATGAAGGTACCAGTAAACCGAGGCCAGGTAAGAGGAAGGATTCATAGCTTTAGTCGCCATGGAAAATGCTAAAAACAAGGTACCTGCTGTAGAAAGTATATTAAAAAAGTTGGCTGCCAAAAGCCAGTTCAACCAAGTATTTTCCTTCAGAGAAACAGATTTTACACTTTGCCAAACCAGGAATGC
The sequence above is drawn from the Bacteroidia bacterium genome and encodes:
- a CDS encoding acyl-CoA thioesterase, with protein sequence MSLKPKPAQNSFTILTELVLPNDTNTLGNLMGGRLLHWMDIAAAICAQKHSQRVVVTASVNNVSFDQPIRLADVITLEAKVSRAFSTSMEVFIDVWVENLSTGKKIKCNEAIYTFVAVDQLGNPINVPAVIPESEEEKKRYEGAMRRRQLSLILAGKMKPEDANELKALFGVGK